One region of Termitidicoccus mucosus genomic DNA includes:
- a CDS encoding DUF4886 domain-containing protein, producing MKVFALFLRRPAFLACILAGVFSFGPGLAAQPTAACKPATRDAAKVLTIGNSFADNATSFLPQIVESTGRKLVLFRANLGGCSLERHARHLNAALANPDDPEGSPYRNNPGVLGITGKDKVSLPEALAAVDWDFVTIQEWSQRSYKPEYQEPYAKQIIDAVRKLAPKAEIVIHQTWAYREDHPFFQKDDGFTQQKMYDGLRAAYKELSARYGLRILPSGDAMQAARGTPRWQYRPDPDFDFKNPPAGRVPDQKGSLNVGWRWTKDKKGKQVFGLDAIHANAAGRYLTGCVFFEGFYGVDCSGVTFVPDDLTKDDATDLRRIAHSVSLGKCKSTCVPADGKHAPSNANNNNKPCKSGTVAGPACCNAN from the coding sequence ATGAAAGTATTTGCCCTGTTCCTGCGCCGCCCCGCGTTTCTCGCGTGCATTTTGGCGGGAGTTTTTAGTTTCGGCCCAGGCCTCGCCGCCCAGCCGACCGCCGCCTGCAAGCCAGCGACGCGCGACGCCGCCAAGGTGCTCACCATCGGCAACAGTTTCGCGGATAACGCGACTTCGTTCCTGCCGCAGATCGTCGAATCCACCGGGCGCAAGCTCGTGCTTTTTCGCGCCAACCTGGGCGGCTGTTCTCTTGAGCGTCATGCGCGCCACCTGAACGCTGCGCTCGCAAACCCGGACGACCCCGAGGGCAGTCCTTATCGCAACAACCCCGGCGTGCTCGGCATCACCGGCAAGGACAAGGTCAGCCTGCCCGAGGCGCTCGCCGCCGTGGACTGGGATTTCGTCACGATTCAGGAATGGAGCCAGCGCAGCTACAAACCGGAGTATCAGGAGCCCTACGCGAAGCAAATCATCGACGCGGTCCGCAAACTCGCGCCCAAGGCCGAGATCGTCATTCACCAGACCTGGGCCTACCGCGAGGATCATCCCTTTTTTCAAAAAGACGACGGCTTCACCCAGCAGAAAATGTATGACGGCCTGCGCGCGGCCTACAAGGAGCTCTCCGCCCGCTACGGGTTGCGCATCCTGCCCTCGGGCGACGCGATGCAGGCGGCGCGCGGCACGCCGCGCTGGCAGTATCGGCCCGATCCGGATTTCGACTTCAAAAACCCGCCCGCGGGCCGGGTCCCCGACCAGAAAGGCAGCCTCAATGTCGGCTGGCGCTGGACGAAAGACAAGAAGGGCAAGCAGGTGTTCGGCCTCGATGCCATCCATGCCAACGCCGCGGGGCGATACCTGACGGGCTGCGTGTTTTTCGAGGGCTTCTACGGGGTCGATTGCTCGGGCGTGACCTTCGTGCCGGATGACTTGACCAAGGATGACGCCACCGACCTCCGCCGCATCGCGCATTCCGTGTCGCTCGGAAAATGCAAATCGACGTGCGTCCCTGCTGACGGAAAACATGCGCCGTCCAATGCGAACAACAACAACAAACCATGCAAATCCGGAACGGTGGCCGGGCCCGCGTGCTGCAATGCAAATTAG
- a CDS encoding LamG domain-containing protein yields MTKCLRLLVCIAASFAAGLISAQTPVLHYDFNEASAKSYPSQGSAKDAIAGKGDKQKAGDAGSGVSGKKADRAWDATANTTAGAGTPANNSRLETAGSLAALDSLEAFTVAMWFTSEQPLDSAVRLFGKTDSATKQTNGFVLRTYAPKKMNGKTAVELGIGDGKTRATLVSDYCDKGRGFNITGAKNKWVFLAVTWDGSMVRFYAGNTDEKVTVAGARSYKGKMAPATGKPLILGNTSGKNRGLDGKIDNFRIYNTALGLEQLELLRQSDAGQ; encoded by the coding sequence ATGACTAAATGCCTCCGTCTCCTCGTCTGCATCGCCGCCTCCTTCGCTGCCGGGCTCATCTCCGCCCAAACTCCGGTCCTGCATTACGACTTCAACGAAGCCAGCGCGAAGAGCTATCCGAGCCAAGGCTCCGCCAAGGACGCCATCGCGGGCAAGGGCGACAAGCAGAAGGCCGGCGACGCGGGCTCCGGTGTTTCCGGCAAAAAAGCGGACCGCGCCTGGGACGCGACCGCCAACACCACCGCCGGCGCGGGCACTCCGGCCAACAACTCCCGCCTCGAAACCGCCGGCAGCCTTGCCGCGCTCGATTCGCTCGAGGCGTTCACCGTCGCGATGTGGTTCACCTCGGAACAGCCGCTCGACAGCGCCGTGCGTCTCTTTGGCAAAACCGACAGCGCCACGAAGCAGACCAACGGTTTTGTCCTGCGCACTTACGCCCCGAAAAAAATGAACGGCAAGACGGCTGTCGAACTCGGCATCGGCGACGGCAAGACCCGCGCCACCCTCGTCTCCGACTACTGCGACAAAGGGCGGGGGTTTAATATAACGGGTGCCAAAAACAAATGGGTGTTCCTCGCCGTGACCTGGGACGGCTCGATGGTGCGCTTCTACGCCGGCAACACCGATGAAAAGGTGACCGTCGCTGGCGCCCGTTCCTATAAAGGCAAAATGGCCCCCGCCACCGGCAAGCCGCTCATCCTCGGCAACACCTCCGGAAAAAATCGCGGGCTCGACGGGAAAATAGACAACTTCCGCATCTACAACACCGCGCTCGGCCTGGAGCAATTGGAACTGCTCCGCCAGTCCGACGCGGGCCAATAA